A window of Atribacterota bacterium genomic DNA:
CCCGTCCAACACATACCCCCTGCAAGGGATAAAAGTATTCCGATCATCCATCCCTGAAAACCAAGCTTACGGCAAAACAACTTATTCCCTCACCCCTTCCAATACTCCCCAGGCCCTCGTTGGTCGTGGCTTTGATGCCGATAGCACTGACGGCAATTTCCATCGCCTTTGCCAGTTCCTGTTTCATCTCCGGCACAAAGGGAGCAACTTTGGGTTGTTCAGCAATAATGGCACTGTCCACATTTTCAATTTTCCATCCCCGCTCTCGAAGCATCGCACACACCTTTTTTAAAAGAAAAACGCTTCGGGCTTTTCGATACACAGAACTCTCCGGAGGGAACCAGTAACCAATATCCGGTAAACCACAGGCTCCAAGCAAACTATCCATGATGGCGTGACACAGCACGTCACCATCCGAGTGACCTTTCAATCCCCGATCATAAGGGATCTG
This region includes:
- the ispF gene encoding 2-C-methyl-D-erythritol 2,4-cyclodiphosphate synthase, whose protein sequence is MRVGLGYDIHPLVLGEPLILGGVQIPYDRGLKGHSDGDVLCHAIMDSLLGACGLPDIGYWFPPESSVYRKARSVFLLKKVCAMLRERGWKIENVDSAIIAEQPKVAPFVPEMKQELAKAMEIAVSAIGIKATTNEGLGSIGRGEGISCFAVSLVFRDG